The Pseudoalteromonas translucida KMM 520 genome has a window encoding:
- the dapA gene encoding 4-hydroxy-tetrahydrodipicolinate synthase yields MIKNFNLDDYSVWTALVTPFNQNGTIDYGTLTTLVAEQAAANNAILLLGSTGEGLALTLKEQQAIVEHVCQLSPNVPLMVAVGGMNLKQQLAWVEYCNHLPIHSFLLGSPLYAKPGVIGQTHWFESLLNISKHPCMLYNVPGRSAVDIPVATIQNLQQHKNLWALKEASGNIAQFEAYRQAAPNLAIFSGDDALMPYFAQAGAKGLVSVAANAWPLQTHEFVQRSLSGQYPNLFTQWSSAISSLFTVANPIPVKVLMHLQGRLTSSYLRPPLTHLELTQTTCIEQANNTILSWH; encoded by the coding sequence ATGATCAAAAACTTTAATTTAGATGACTACTCAGTCTGGACGGCGCTCGTTACTCCGTTTAATCAAAACGGTACAATCGACTATGGCACCTTAACCACTTTGGTTGCTGAGCAAGCTGCTGCTAATAATGCCATTTTATTACTAGGCAGCACAGGTGAAGGCTTAGCCTTAACACTTAAAGAGCAACAAGCCATTGTTGAGCACGTGTGCCAATTATCACCTAATGTACCCTTAATGGTGGCTGTAGGTGGTATGAACCTCAAACAGCAATTAGCCTGGGTTGAATACTGTAACCACCTGCCTATTCATAGTTTTTTACTTGGCTCGCCGCTTTATGCAAAGCCCGGTGTAATTGGACAAACCCATTGGTTTGAAAGCCTTTTAAATATAAGTAAACACCCTTGTATGCTTTATAACGTACCAGGGCGAAGCGCTGTCGATATTCCAGTAGCAACCATTCAAAACCTACAGCAACATAAAAACCTATGGGCACTTAAAGAAGCCAGTGGCAACATTGCGCAATTTGAAGCTTACCGTCAAGCGGCTCCTAACTTAGCTATTTTTAGCGGCGATGATGCGCTTATGCCCTACTTTGCCCAAGCCGGTGCTAAAGGACTGGTATCGGTAGCAGCTAATGCTTGGCCGCTACAAACTCACGAATTTGTACAGCGTAGCCTAAGTGGCCAATACCCCAATTTATTTACTCAGTGGTCAAGCGCAATCAGTAGCTTGTTCACTGTAGCAAACCCCATTCCCGTTAAAGTACTCATGCATTTACAAGGGCGATTAACGAGTTCGTATTTACGCCCCCCGTTAACTCACCTCGAATTAACGCAAACAACGTGCATTGAACAAGCAAACAACACCATTTTATCTTGGCATTAA
- a CDS encoding succinylglutamate desuccinylase/aspartoacylase family protein, whose amino-acid sequence MIASPISQENIVVGEVANGLPLTIPVYRLKGDGTGPSVYIQANMHGAEVQGNAVIFQLLEQLKHLNLKGDITLVPYANPIGCNQKSGEFTLGRFDPITGTNWNRMYHYNTELVTQFAKNHTQYDDATLKSTFKQALIDEVDSKLNGPAYLLNTGKRIALNLQKLAHQADIVLDLHTGPISSKHLYCPTYAANSARYFNIEHVLLIPSDFDGAMDEANFCPWWHLNEALSKQGRELSIPVEAFTVELGSQEKIDLSEALNDANSILSYLNYKAVFENAPHTPANITRYACHLNDYFAYYAPMGGMVEYIAPLGAHIKAGEPIAKILRMERYLSEQPLQTLSLECDAIAILHFASASVNQGTELYKFFTNVFEL is encoded by the coding sequence ATGATCGCCTCACCAATTAGTCAAGAAAACATCGTCGTTGGTGAAGTTGCCAATGGCTTACCTCTCACTATTCCTGTGTATCGTTTAAAAGGCGATGGCACGGGGCCAAGTGTGTATATTCAGGCCAACATGCACGGGGCTGAAGTACAAGGTAATGCGGTAATTTTTCAACTACTTGAACAATTAAAGCACCTCAATCTTAAAGGTGATATTACTTTAGTGCCCTATGCCAACCCTATTGGTTGTAATCAAAAGTCGGGGGAATTTACTTTAGGTCGGTTCGACCCTATCACCGGCACTAATTGGAATAGGATGTATCATTATAATACTGAGTTAGTCACTCAGTTTGCAAAAAACCATACGCAATACGACGATGCCACATTAAAAAGCACGTTTAAACAGGCACTTATTGACGAAGTTGACAGCAAACTCAACGGCCCTGCTTATTTACTCAATACAGGTAAACGCATTGCGCTTAACTTACAAAAGCTCGCTCACCAAGCCGATATAGTACTGGATTTACACACAGGTCCTATTTCAAGCAAACATTTGTACTGCCCAACCTATGCGGCTAATAGCGCTCGGTATTTTAATATTGAGCACGTACTGCTTATTCCTAGTGATTTTGACGGCGCTATGGATGAAGCTAACTTTTGCCCCTGGTGGCATTTAAACGAAGCACTGAGCAAGCAAGGTCGCGAGCTAAGCATACCTGTAGAAGCTTTTACTGTAGAGCTAGGCAGCCAAGAAAAAATAGATTTGAGCGAAGCACTAAACGATGCAAACAGTATTTTAAGTTACTTAAATTATAAAGCCGTATTTGAAAATGCACCCCACACGCCGGCTAACATTACTCGCTACGCGTGTCATTTAAATGATTACTTTGCTTATTACGCGCCCATGGGCGGAATGGTTGAGTATATTGCCCCCCTAGGCGCGCATATTAAAGCAGGTGAGCCAATTGCTAAAATACTGCGCATGGAGCGTTATTTAAGTGAACAGCCACTACAAACACTTTCCCTTGAATGTGATGCTATTGCCATACTGCACTTTGCCTCGGCGAGTGTTAACCAAGGCACTGAACTGTATAAATTTTTTACTAACGTATTTGAGCTTTAA
- a CDS encoding 2,3,4,5-tetrahydropyridine-2,6-dicarboxylate N-succinyltransferase — MSWLELLNNLESGAVRAASQNESGQWQANVAVKQGILEAFKNGTNTEFAGGFVDKHNLAPQQFSATDGVRMVPGGSSVRRGAYVAKGTIIMPPAYVNIGAYIDEGTMVDSHALVGSCAQVGKNVHLSAAVQLGGVLEPIGASPVVVEDDAFIGAGCVIVEGVVIKKGAVLAPGVRLSATIPVYDCVNERQLDKGEPIPEYAIVIPGSRPASNEWARAQGLSMSCALIVKYRDEQSDASLLLEEVLR; from the coding sequence ATGAGCTGGTTAGAACTATTAAATAATTTAGAGTCGGGCGCAGTACGCGCAGCATCACAAAACGAAAGCGGCCAATGGCAGGCTAACGTTGCAGTAAAACAAGGTATTTTAGAAGCCTTTAAAAATGGTACAAACACCGAATTTGCCGGTGGCTTTGTTGATAAACATAACTTAGCGCCACAACAGTTTAGTGCCACCGATGGCGTACGTATGGTCCCGGGTGGCTCAAGCGTGCGCCGTGGTGCTTATGTAGCTAAAGGCACTATTATTATGCCACCAGCGTATGTAAATATTGGCGCATACATTGACGAAGGCACTATGGTAGATAGCCACGCTTTAGTTGGCTCGTGTGCGCAAGTAGGTAAAAATGTACACCTTAGCGCAGCCGTGCAACTTGGTGGTGTGTTAGAGCCAATTGGTGCCAGCCCAGTGGTAGTTGAAGATGATGCATTTATTGGCGCAGGCTGCGTAATTGTTGAAGGTGTAGTAATTAAAAAAGGCGCAGTGCTTGCTCCTGGTGTACGTTTATCGGCCACGATTCCGGTATACGACTGTGTAAACGAGCGCCAACTTGATAAAGGCGAGCCAATTCCTGAGTACGCTATTGTAATACCAGGCTCTCGCCCTGCTTCAAACGAATGGGCGCGTGCACAAGGTTTAAGCATGTCGTGCGCGTTAATTGTTAAGTACCGCGATGAGCAAAGTGATGCATCATTACTACTTGAAGAGGTTTTACGTTAA
- a CDS encoding bifunctional GNAT family N-acetyltransferase/hotdog fold thioesterase, with protein sequence MFQVSTPQSSEDWQAYYQLRWEILRAPWGEPRGSEQDDLEQDAEHRFIKNKAGKVLGVARLHFNNQQQAQVRYMAVAEESRNQHIGSRLLHDLEKIAWSQDAAELVLFARERALEFYKRHGYETQEKAHLAYGDVQHYKMVKQKPSEPGWFRHPNWTQVLQNTWRESIPISDAMGIKVESYTDWQFTTSADLDANLNLHNTMFAGSIYSLATLTGWGATYLALKEAGLEGSIVLADANIKYLKPLSSDPRGCVDIQSCKGKLSELETEGKASYLVPVIIYDGDKVVAEFEGQFVVKK encoded by the coding sequence ATGTTTCAGGTAAGTACACCGCAAAGTAGTGAAGATTGGCAAGCCTATTATCAATTACGCTGGGAAATTTTACGTGCCCCTTGGGGTGAGCCACGTGGTTCTGAACAGGATGATTTAGAACAAGATGCCGAGCATCGCTTTATTAAAAATAAAGCGGGCAAAGTATTGGGGGTGGCGCGGCTGCACTTTAATAACCAGCAACAAGCTCAAGTTCGCTATATGGCTGTAGCTGAAGAAAGTCGTAATCAGCATATTGGTAGTCGTTTATTACATGACCTAGAAAAAATAGCATGGTCACAAGACGCTGCAGAGTTAGTGTTATTTGCTCGCGAGCGCGCACTCGAATTTTATAAGCGCCATGGTTATGAAACACAAGAAAAAGCGCATTTGGCGTACGGCGATGTACAACACTATAAAATGGTAAAACAAAAGCCATCAGAGCCTGGCTGGTTTCGCCACCCTAACTGGACTCAAGTGCTGCAAAACACCTGGCGTGAGTCAATTCCAATTAGTGATGCAATGGGCATTAAAGTAGAGAGCTATACCGACTGGCAATTTACGACTAGCGCAGATTTAGATGCTAATTTAAACCTACATAACACTATGTTTGCTGGTTCTATTTATAGCTTAGCAACCCTTACGGGGTGGGGCGCAACCTACTTAGCACTTAAAGAAGCAGGGCTTGAAGGGAGTATTGTATTAGCCGATGCCAATATTAAATATTTAAAACCGCTTAGCAGTGATCCACGCGGCTGTGTTGATATACAAAGCTGTAAGGGTAAGCTCAGCGAGTTAGAAACTGAGGGTAAAGCCAGCTATTTAGTGCCCGTTATTATTTATGATGGTGATAAGGTAGTGGCTGAATTTGAAGGGCAGTTTGTAGTAAAAAAATAA
- a CDS encoding spermidine synthase: MLSNMSEYINPVNGLINSYFIENSHSVGQLLYWHKYGGDHIQVRQHQQLRWLLINDTLQSVVTQQQPSNLLLPHLQCLAQHWHTLSTPKKVLELGLGGGAIRNYLLHQYPHAKITSAEINADIISCYKKFFTTQQVPSNNTQRLLCEDAQQVLGRARNIDWIILDLFSQIDAPRFLFAPAFYQKIHAALNNNGTLFINFLSQHESQLKQLQQVLLNVFGYKVSPQKVAGYINHIVVITKQLN, translated from the coding sequence ATGCTGAGCAACATGAGCGAATACATAAACCCTGTAAATGGCCTGATTAATAGCTATTTTATTGAAAACAGCCACAGTGTTGGCCAGTTACTTTATTGGCATAAATATGGGGGCGATCACATTCAAGTACGCCAACATCAGCAACTGCGTTGGCTGCTAATAAATGACACTCTGCAATCTGTGGTAACGCAGCAGCAACCAAGCAATTTATTACTGCCACACTTACAGTGCTTAGCACAGCATTGGCACACATTAAGTACTCCTAAAAAAGTACTCGAGCTGGGGCTTGGCGGCGGAGCAATTCGTAATTATTTGCTGCACCAATATCCACACGCAAAAATCACCTCAGCTGAAATAAATGCAGATATAATTAGTTGTTATAAAAAGTTTTTTACTACGCAGCAAGTGCCTAGTAATAATACACAGCGGTTACTTTGTGAGGATGCCCAGCAAGTACTGGGTCGCGCCCGCAACATAGATTGGATTATTTTAGATTTATTTAGCCAAATAGACGCGCCACGATTTTTATTCGCACCCGCTTTTTATCAAAAAATACACGCAGCCCTTAACAACAACGGCACGCTATTTATTAATTTTTTATCGCAACATGAGTCGCAATTAAAACAGTTACAGCAAGTATTACTTAATGTATTTGGTTATAAAGTTAGCCCGCAAAAAGTAGCAGGCTATATAAATCATATCGTGGTGATCACTAAACAGCTAAATTAA
- a CDS encoding protein adenylyltransferase SelO, which yields MNLMPRYRQVADNFAIEDRPSKVAAPQLLLWNDSLAKAFNINVAPELRASTFGGNEQQAIAAVALGYSGHQFGHFSPRLGDGRAHLLGAVADAQNQLWDIQLKGSGATPYSRGGDGRCALGPAIREYIMSEAMQALGVKTTRCLAVVGSGETVYRNPPQPGAIVTRLASSHIRVGSFQYLATQGDVAGLKNLADLAIERHYPKIQTTGPERYLAFLAAVIKNQVELVVSWMRVGFIHGVMNTDNTLVSGETIDYGPCAMMNSFDFDTVFSSIDKQGRYAFGNQPNIANWNCARLAESLIPLVNDDDEQAVALMTPIIDSFAEQFNAEFSAMWATKLGLAGTDTADKELISELLQLLKEHQLDYTNTFDALTESLTGAMSIPGALVQWAGKWQKRTDDRSYTVMRVANPRVIPRNHVIEKILSEYNKAGSSELLHEFMQVMHTPYENTDKLAKFQDAPSSDKEYYTFCGT from the coding sequence ATGAATTTAATGCCAAGGTACAGACAAGTAGCCGACAATTTTGCAATTGAAGATCGCCCATCTAAGGTGGCCGCCCCACAGCTATTACTCTGGAACGACAGCTTAGCTAAAGCGTTTAATATTAATGTAGCTCCTGAGTTACGGGCCAGTACTTTTGGCGGCAACGAACAGCAAGCAATTGCAGCGGTTGCACTAGGATACTCAGGGCATCAATTTGGACATTTTTCACCACGCTTAGGCGATGGGCGTGCTCATTTGCTAGGTGCAGTAGCGGATGCGCAAAACCAGTTGTGGGACATTCAATTAAAAGGCTCTGGTGCCACTCCTTACTCTCGTGGTGGCGATGGCCGCTGTGCACTTGGCCCAGCAATACGTGAATATATAATGAGCGAAGCAATGCAAGCGTTAGGTGTTAAAACCACGCGATGCTTAGCTGTGGTTGGTAGTGGCGAAACCGTGTACCGAAACCCACCTCAACCTGGTGCTATTGTAACGCGCCTAGCCAGTAGCCACATTCGTGTTGGCTCGTTTCAGTATTTAGCAACACAAGGCGACGTTGCAGGGCTTAAAAACCTTGCCGACTTAGCTATTGAGCGTCATTACCCAAAAATTCAAACTACAGGACCTGAGCGTTATTTAGCATTTTTAGCTGCAGTGATTAAAAACCAAGTTGAGCTGGTGGTTAGTTGGATGCGAGTAGGCTTTATACATGGCGTAATGAATACCGATAATACGCTGGTTAGCGGCGAAACTATCGATTATGGCCCATGCGCCATGATGAATAGCTTTGATTTTGATACCGTGTTTAGCTCTATTGATAAGCAAGGGCGTTATGCATTTGGTAATCAACCTAATATTGCTAATTGGAACTGCGCCCGCTTAGCTGAGAGTTTAATACCGCTTGTAAATGATGACGACGAACAAGCTGTGGCATTAATGACCCCAATAATAGATAGTTTTGCTGAACAATTTAATGCTGAATTTAGTGCAATGTGGGCAACTAAGCTAGGCTTAGCAGGTACAGATACAGCCGATAAAGAGTTAATTTCAGAGCTATTACAGTTATTAAAAGAGCATCAACTCGACTACACCAATACGTTTGATGCACTAACCGAGTCTTTAACAGGTGCAATGAGCATACCAGGGGCATTAGTTCAGTGGGCCGGTAAGTGGCAAAAACGCACCGATGATCGCAGCTATACAGTAATGCGCGTAGCTAATCCGCGAGTTATTCCTCGTAACCATGTGATCGAAAAAATACTTAGTGAGTATAATAAGGCTGGCTCAAGTGAATTACTGCATGAGTTTATGCAGGTCATGCACACACCTTATGAAAATACTGACAAATTGGCAAAATTTCAGGATGCACCTAGCAGTGATAAAGAGTATTATACTTTTTGTGGTACTTAA
- the dtd gene encoding D-aminoacyl-tRNA deacylase, with translation MQGLIQRVKHAKVEINNQVVGEIGQGILVLLGVEKQDDEQAADKLLHKISNYRIFTDENDKMNLSLKDIAGELLVVSQFTLAANTKKGMRPSFSSAATPSQANELYEYFVAQAKALNLTVATGEFGADMQVSLCNDGPVTFNLAV, from the coding sequence ATGCAAGGTTTAATACAACGTGTAAAACATGCCAAAGTAGAAATTAATAACCAAGTAGTTGGCGAAATTGGCCAAGGAATTTTAGTGCTGTTGGGCGTTGAAAAACAAGATGACGAGCAAGCGGCCGATAAGTTACTGCATAAGATTAGTAATTACCGCATTTTTACTGACGAAAATGACAAAATGAACTTAAGTCTAAAAGATATTGCTGGTGAGCTATTGGTGGTGTCGCAGTTTACTTTGGCGGCAAATACTAAAAAGGGCATGCGACCTAGCTTTTCATCGGCGGCAACCCCAAGCCAAGCTAATGAGTTATACGAGTACTTTGTAGCGCAAGCCAAGGCGCTTAATTTAACGGTTGCTACCGGTGAGTTTGGTGCCGATATGCAAGTGAGCTTGTGTAACGATGGGCCAGTAACCTTTAATTTAGCTGTTTAG
- a CDS encoding PLP-dependent decarboxylase has translation MSFLSTGVKTAINELSSQLDSPFFVYDLDTLNNHLAQLVAQTEVKLWYAVKANPLSKIIQCLDNAGFNFDVASKGELEQVLAQGVSSDRVLNTGPAKSPKQIKHFIERGVRTFVAESINQVRWLNEQAKLQNCQLQVLLRVQLRWPEGEKNPLGGDSLTPFGLGCTEWQALNITDYDALSFDGLHIFQWGNMLSTQKLSELWSQMIAPLSQLARDLNINLKILDLGGGLGIPYTQNDITLNWDDLITALAKIKKQAGVEELWMELGRYAVGECGHYATPVVERKQNYGQQQVILSGGINHLLRPAVTSQDFPAALLRDSNTPTQAMSLYGPLCTALDCLGEHALPSDLNEHDWLVFSQCGAYGFSESMPYFLCHELAGEYVLEQNKLSCLRAAEDASYYLR, from the coding sequence ATGAGCTTTTTGAGCACGGGCGTTAAAACGGCAATTAATGAATTATCAAGCCAACTCGATAGCCCATTTTTTGTTTACGACCTAGATACGCTAAATAATCACTTGGCACAATTGGTCGCACAAACCGAGGTAAAACTGTGGTATGCGGTTAAAGCAAATCCACTGTCTAAAATTATTCAATGCTTAGATAACGCCGGGTTTAATTTTGACGTAGCCAGTAAAGGCGAGCTTGAGCAAGTACTTGCTCAAGGCGTTAGTAGCGATCGCGTGCTCAACACCGGGCCAGCTAAAAGCCCAAAACAAATTAAACACTTTATTGAGCGCGGCGTACGTACTTTTGTTGCCGAAAGTATTAATCAAGTTCGCTGGCTCAATGAGCAAGCCAAGCTACAAAACTGTCAACTACAGGTATTACTGCGCGTACAGTTACGTTGGCCCGAGGGCGAAAAAAATCCACTAGGTGGCGATAGCCTCACGCCATTTGGACTCGGTTGTACAGAGTGGCAGGCACTTAATATTACCGACTATGACGCACTTAGCTTTGATGGCCTGCATATTTTTCAATGGGGAAATATGCTCAGCACGCAAAAACTCAGTGAGTTGTGGTCACAAATGATTGCACCACTTAGCCAGCTTGCTCGCGATTTAAATATAAACCTTAAAATTTTAGATTTAGGTGGCGGCTTGGGTATTCCGTATACGCAAAACGACATAACGCTTAATTGGGATGACTTAATAACTGCCCTCGCTAAAATTAAAAAACAGGCGGGCGTTGAAGAGTTATGGATGGAGCTTGGCCGCTATGCCGTGGGTGAATGCGGACATTACGCGACCCCAGTAGTAGAGCGAAAACAAAACTATGGCCAACAACAAGTTATTTTAAGTGGCGGTATAAACCACTTATTGCGCCCAGCCGTCACTAGTCAAGACTTTCCAGCAGCGTTACTACGAGATTCAAACACACCAACCCAAGCTATGAGCTTATACGGGCCACTTTGTACCGCACTCGATTGCTTGGGCGAGCACGCATTACCAAGTGATCTAAATGAGCACGACTGGTTGGTGTTTAGTCAATGTGGTGCCTATGGTTTTAGTGAAAGTATGCCGTACTTTTTATGCCACGAACTTGCAGGCGAATATGTTTTAGAACAAAACAAACTTAGCTGCCTACGTGCAGCCGAAGATGCCAGTTATTACTTGAGATAA
- a CDS encoding phospholipase A, translating into MSWRYLIILSTLVSTTVFAEEKPKSNEQNSNIELVKQCILNEVIGGDGKQTLNQLRKKCSALEEDKQLTAIDKRKAREAVSQKNRNVITPHKRNYILPISYVSHPNNSSFETFDELTGEKNDEPLDNLEAKYQLSIKVPLFNDFSDEDQAIFFAFTLQSYWQLYNKESSSPFRETNYEPEIFWVNYLDQEHVPWGDEMAVVLGISHQSNGNSQPNSRSWNRIYANFIWEKNGFVFNFKPWYRISESEKETPLDPRGDDNPDIYKYMGYFEFSGAYRLNEHEFSFMTRNNLNSDNRGALQLDWSFPLWGRVRGYAQYFNGYGESLIDYNADIERIGVGILLTDLL; encoded by the coding sequence ATGAGCTGGCGATACTTGATCATACTTTCAACATTAGTTAGTACTACTGTTTTTGCTGAAGAAAAACCTAAAAGCAATGAGCAAAATAGTAATATTGAGCTGGTAAAACAATGTATTTTAAATGAAGTGATTGGTGGAGACGGCAAGCAAACACTCAACCAGCTTCGTAAAAAATGCTCCGCTCTTGAAGAAGATAAACAGCTTACCGCTATCGATAAGCGCAAAGCACGTGAAGCAGTAAGCCAAAAAAACCGTAATGTTATTACACCACATAAACGTAACTACATTTTACCTATCTCGTATGTATCGCATCCGAACAATAGCTCATTTGAAACATTCGACGAGCTAACTGGCGAAAAAAATGACGAGCCACTCGATAACTTAGAAGCCAAGTATCAGCTTTCAATTAAGGTCCCTCTCTTCAATGACTTTTCTGATGAAGACCAAGCTATATTTTTTGCCTTTACACTACAGTCATATTGGCAGCTTTATAACAAAGAAAGCTCATCACCATTTCGTGAGACCAACTACGAGCCAGAAATTTTTTGGGTTAACTATTTAGATCAAGAGCACGTTCCTTGGGGCGACGAAATGGCTGTTGTTTTGGGTATTTCGCATCAGTCTAACGGTAATAGCCAGCCAAACTCACGTTCATGGAACCGTATTTACGCTAACTTTATTTGGGAAAAAAATGGCTTTGTATTTAACTTTAAGCCTTGGTATCGTATTTCAGAAAGCGAGAAAGAAACACCTTTAGATCCAAGGGGCGACGACAACCCTGACATTTACAAATACATGGGTTACTTTGAGTTTAGCGGTGCGTATCGCCTTAATGAACATGAATTTAGCTTTATGACCCGTAACAACTTAAATTCAGACAATCGCGGTGCTTTACAGCTCGATTGGTCATTTCCGCTTTGGGGCCGAGTGCGTGGTTATGCACAGTACTTTAATGGCTATGGCGAAAGCTTAATTGATTACAACGCTGATATAGAACGCATTGGCGTAGGTATATTACTTACCGATTTACTTTAA
- a CDS encoding DNA-3-methyladenine glycosylase I, producing MEKFNDIYQRAVERKGSTQMLQQLLAKPASKQQLAALSDDDWLEEFTRKVFQSGFYWSVINSKWAGFREVFWQFSVEKLLMMPPDMLEQKASDERIVRNYKKVKTIPENAFMIHEVTQQHGSFSQFIADWPSEDIIGLWAYLKKHGARLGGNTGPYTLRALGKDTFLLSRDVESYLRAHKIIDGGLQTKKSLTAAQAFFNELQQQSGLSMQELSLIIAYSVGDNRVGISQQQ from the coding sequence ATGGAAAAATTTAATGATATTTATCAGCGAGCAGTAGAGCGAAAAGGCTCAACACAAATGCTACAGCAACTACTCGCTAAACCCGCATCTAAGCAACAATTAGCAGCTTTAAGTGATGATGATTGGCTGGAAGAGTTTACGCGTAAGGTTTTTCAAAGTGGCTTTTACTGGTCGGTTATTAACAGCAAGTGGGCAGGTTTTAGAGAGGTTTTTTGGCAGTTTAGCGTTGAAAAATTATTAATGATGCCGCCCGATATGTTGGAGCAAAAAGCCAGCGATGAGCGTATTGTTCGCAATTATAAAAAAGTAAAAACGATCCCCGAAAATGCATTCATGATCCATGAGGTTACCCAGCAACATGGTAGCTTTAGTCAGTTTATTGCAGACTGGCCAAGTGAAGATATTATTGGTTTGTGGGCGTACTTAAAAAAACACGGTGCACGCTTGGGTGGAAATACCGGCCCTTATACTTTGCGTGCATTGGGTAAAGACACCTTTTTATTATCGCGGGATGTTGAGAGTTATTTGCGCGCGCACAAAATTATTGATGGTGGCTTACAAACTAAAAAGTCGTTAACTGCAGCGCAAGCATTTTTTAATGAATTACAGCAACAAAGCGGTTTGAGCATGCAAGAGCTAAGCTTAATTATAGCCTACAGTGTAGGCGATAATCGTGTAGGTATAAGCCAACAACAGTAG
- a CDS encoding OmpA family protein, with translation MKLKSLTIAIALAATSASAFAAEKTEGFYIGVFGDYYDASWRNMRDQAGLDVNESTGWGAEVGYRFSDYWSARLEYADMDFNAFDKVAGNRNGIDGERYGIDALYHFGGGPFYGLFGVKEMDAAIDNTFLNAGVGYQHFITDGLFVNAETSVYQGLDRGYTDVNAKLGINYLFGQSSVAEEPVQPAPEPVIVEVAPVDSDNDNIPDADDKCPNTPMVDAVDADGCTLYENKEVTVKLLVTFPNNTANVPNKYFDDIKQVADFMKENSAVTVQLEGHASAPGDASYNQSLSEKRAKDVAAELVKDGIEESRISTVGYGEDRLKNPANTRAANAENRRVEAQLTATEKVKVKR, from the coding sequence ATGAAATTAAAATCACTTACAATCGCAATTGCGTTAGCTGCAACTAGCGCATCAGCATTTGCTGCAGAAAAAACTGAAGGTTTTTACATTGGTGTATTCGGTGACTACTATGATGCTTCATGGAGAAACATGCGTGACCAAGCTGGCTTAGATGTAAACGAGTCAACAGGCTGGGGTGCTGAAGTTGGTTACCGTTTCAGTGATTACTGGAGCGCTCGTCTTGAGTATGCAGACATGGACTTTAATGCATTTGACAAGGTTGCTGGCAACCGTAACGGTATTGACGGTGAGCGTTATGGTATCGATGCGCTGTATCACTTTGGTGGTGGTCCTTTTTACGGTCTATTTGGTGTTAAAGAAATGGATGCAGCAATAGATAATACTTTCTTGAACGCAGGTGTTGGTTACCAGCACTTCATTACAGACGGTTTATTTGTTAACGCAGAAACATCTGTTTATCAAGGTCTTGACCGTGGTTATACCGATGTGAACGCTAAATTAGGTATTAACTACTTATTTGGTCAAAGTTCAGTAGCAGAAGAGCCAGTTCAACCAGCTCCAGAGCCAGTAATTGTTGAAGTTGCACCAGTAGACAGCGACAACGATAACATTCCAGATGCAGATGATAAGTGCCCTAACACACCAATGGTAGATGCAGTTGATGCTGATGGTTGTACACTTTATGAAAATAAAGAAGTAACGGTTAAGTTATTAGTAACTTTCCCTAATAATACAGCTAATGTACCAAACAAATACTTTGATGATATCAAGCAAGTTGCAGATTTCATGAAAGAAAATAGCGCAGTAACAGTGCAATTAGAAGGTCATGCTTCTGCACCAGGCGATGCTAGCTATAACCAATCACTATCTGAAAAGCGTGCAAAAGATGTAGCTGCAGAATTAGTTAAAGATGGAATAGAAGAGTCTCGCATTTCTACTGTGGGTTACGGTGAAGACCGTCTTAAAAACCCAGCCAACACACGTGCTGCAAACGCAGAGAATCGTCGTGTTGAAGCACAGTTAACTGCTACAGAAAAAGTAAAAGTTAAGCGTTAA